The following nucleotide sequence is from Staphylococcus chromogenes.
ACTTGTAAACCATAAATATAACCATCCAAGATTTAAAAGCGTCGCTAAAACGATAAAAATATTTCCTAAAGCATGCATTAAAAATGGTAAAGGTAACAATGCAATTAACCATAACAACATACCGACTCTCGTACGTTTAAAACCACTCACAGAAGGTAACATTGGAATATTTGCCATTGCATATTCATCTTTACGTTTAATCGCTAGCGCATAAAAATGAATAGGTTGCCAACAAAATACAACAAAAAATAATGCCCAAGCTAATAGAGACAAATGGCCATCAATGGCTGCCCAACCAATTAAAGGTGGTACTGCTCCAGGAAAACTTCCGACGACCGTGTTCCAAGTTGTATGACGTTTAGACCAAATAGAATAGAAAGAAACGTAGCCAATTACTCCTGCTAAACCAATCACACCTGCAGGTATATTTAGGATGAATAAAAGTATTTCACCAATGATAATCATACCTAAACTTAATATTAAAAGATGACGATTTGAAATCCGATCATTAACTGTAGGACGGTTTTGTTTGCTCGGCATCACACGGTCAATATCTTGGTCGTAATAATTATTAAGTGCACACGCACCTCCCATAACCAAAGTGGATCCTAACATCATCGTAAAAATTTGTGGTATCGATCCTAAAAACGAATGATGCGTAAACACGATGGCTAGCCATGCACCAGCAAAGGCAGGTATCAGGTTACCTTGAACAAGGCCTAACTTGACAATCTGCTTTAATTCTTGAAAAGTAACACGTCCATGAGTTCGAACGGCTAACTCGGATTTAGACATCATGTCCCCCCCTTAAAAATTTCATATAATACAATGATATATTAAAGTGAAATACTTTACTAGGTAAATTCTAAAAAAAATGTGACACTTTAACGACATTCATTGAAAGTCACCATTAAGTCACATACATATGTTCTTTTTTTGCTATAATATAGCTAAATGTAAAATTACGATACTTTTACAACATTATTTTGAATAACGGGGTGTTGAACAGTGTTTAAAAAGCGAAACCTAAAGTGGTTATCGGTACTTGCCACTTTAATTATGGTATGGGTTCAGCTTGGTGGTGCACTCGTTACAAAAACCGGTTCTGCTGATGGTTGCGGGACGGATTGGCCATTATGTCACGGTGCCTTATTACCTAAAAACCTCCCGATTGAAACGATTATTGAGTTGAGTCATCGTGCAGTTTCTGGACTCTCATTACTCGTTGTACTTTGGCTTGTGATTACATCTTGGAAGCATATCGGGCATATAAAAGAAGTCAAGCCATTATGTAGTATTAGCGTTGGATTCTTATTACTACAAGCATTGATCGGGGCAGCCGCAGTTATGTGGCAACAAAATGACTATATACTCGCATTACATTTTGGGATTTCATTAATCAGTTTCTCATCTGTATTTGTACTCACATTGATTATTTTTGATTTAGACCAAAAATATGAAGCAAATATTGTACATATTCGAAAGCCACTTCAACTTCTAACTTGGATAATGGCTGGTATTATTTATGTCGCAATCTATACAGGTGCCCTTGTACGTCATACAGAGTCAAGTTTAGCTTATGGTGCATGGCCGTTACCGTTTAATGATTTAATGCCACATGATATGCACGATTGGGTACAACTTTCACATCGTATTTTAGCTTTTATTGCATTTATCACAGTCATGATTGTTTATATTCATGCCATTAAAAACTATCCAAACATTCGTACGATACGATACGGTTATACGGCAAGTTTTATACTCATCATTCTACAAGTCGTCACAGGTGCTTTATCAGTGATTACAAATGTAAACTTAATCATTGCCTTGCTTCATGCATTATTTATTACGCTTCTATTTGGCATGATTAGTTATTTCTTACTTCTTATTTTACGATCGAATCGTGGAGAGCAGTAATCTATATCTCATACGCAATAAGGGCGGGGACCTGAGTCCTCGCCCTTATTTTAGTTATTCAGCTTGTTCAATTTCGATTAATAAGTCCCCTGTTTCAATTCCCTCATTAGGTGAAACATGTACTTTCTTAACGGTTCCTTTAAAAGGCGCTTGTATTGTCGTTTCCATTTTCATTGCTTCAGTAATAATGAGTGACTGGTTAGCTTCTACTGCATCACCTTCACTGACATTCACTTGCAAAACGGTACCTGGCATTTGCGCACCAATATGTGTTGGGTTAGACTTATCTGCTTTTGGTTTTGCTAAATGTGAAGCTTGTACGTTCTCGTCTTTAATTTGAACACGTCGCGCTTGACCATTCATATCAAAGAAGACGGTACACATGCCATTTTCATCAGGTTTCGTTATCGTTTTAAGTGTAATGATTAAAATTTTACCTTTATCGATTTCGATTTCAACCGTTTCATTATCACGCATACCAAAGAAAAATGTTGGCGTATCTAAAATTGAAACATCTCCAAACTTTTCATAAGTTTGAACATATTGTTCATATACTTTTGGATATAACGCATAGCTAATTAAATCTTCATCAGTGACTTTATCTTGTTGTTTTTGTTGCAATTCTTCTCTTAGTGCCTCAAAGTCGACAGGTTCAAGATATTCACCAGGACGTTTCGTGAGTGATTTTTGACCTTTTAATACCGCTTGTTGTAACTCTTTATTGAAACCGTTGACCGGTTGTCCGATTTCACCTTTAAAGAAAGAAACAACGGATTCTGGAAAATCAAGTTTATGTCCATCACGAATGACTGCTTGTTCATCCAAATCGTTTTGCACCATATATAATGCCATATCTCCTACAACTTTTGAGGATGGTGTTACTTTTACAATATCACCAAATAAGAAGTTCACGCGACGATACATTTTCTTAACTTCACCAAAACGCTCACCTAGTCCTAAACTTTTCGCTTGTTGACGCAAGTTTGAATATTGTCCACCCGGCATTTCGTGTTGGTATATTTCTGTATGCGGTGATTTCATATCACTTTCAAAATCACTATAGTAAGCACGTGTCGCATCCCAATATTGTGAAAGTGTTTCATGACCATCAATATCCATACGCAAATCTCTTTCGAATCCATCTAAAGTGTAATAAAGAGAGTTACTACTTGGTTGACTTGTCAAACCAGACATCGCCGCCACAGCAGTATCTACAATATCCACGCCTGCATCTATCGCTTGTTTATAAATAATGATGCCGTTACCACTCGTATCATGCGTGTGTAGGTGGATCGGTAAATCAACAGCTGCTTTTAGCTCACCTATTAACTCATAGGCTGCGCGAGGTTTCAATAATCCCGCCATATCTTTAATAGCTAACATATGGAATCCTTCTCGTTCCAGTGTCTTCGCTAATTTTACGTAGTAATCAAGCGTATAAATGTTAGAGCGTTCCGGATTTAAGATATCACCCGTGTAACAAATCGTACCTTCTGAAATCTTTCCGGCTTCTTGAACCGCTTCATTGGCGACTTTCATTTGCTCTACCCAGTTTAACGAATCAAAAATACGGAAAACATCTACGCCTGCTTCAGCACTTTGTTTCACAAATTTTTGAATGACATTGTCCGGATAGTTTTTATATCCGACTGCGTTAGACGCTCTTAGCAACATTTGAAAGAGAACGTTCGGAATCGCTTCACGTAAATCATGTAATCTTTGCCAAGGATTTTCCTTTAAAAAGTTAAAAGCAACATCAAATGTCGCGCCTCCCCATAATTCTAATGAGAAGTTATCTTGCATGACTTTCGCAGTTGCAGGTGCAATTTTAAGTAAGTCATGCGATCTTACGCGTGTGGCTAATAGGGACTGATGGGCATCACGGAATGTCGTATCTGTAATCAATACATCTTTCTGTTTTTTTACCCAGTTTGCGACAGCTTGTGGACCTTTTTCATCTAGTAATTGCTTGGTGCCTCTAAGGTCTGCTACCTCTTTTGCACTCACTTTTGGGATTTCTGCAGGTTCGAATGTCGGCTTTGGTCTTTTTTTGACATTAGGGAATCCATTGATCGTAACATTTCCAATGTATTCTAAAGTTTTAGTTCCTCTATCTCGCGATGGTTTAATCTTAAATAGTTCAGGAGCATTTTCAAGAAATTTAGTTGTATAATCTCCAGAAGCAAATTTTTGGTGATTAATGACATTGCGTAAAAATGGAATATTTGTTTTTACACCTCTAATACGCATTTCTTGTAATGAACGTTCCATTTTTTCTCGAGCTTCTTTATAGCTGATCGCATGAGTAGAGACTTTTACAAGTAGCGAGTCATAATAAGGTGAAATTTCAGCACCTTGGAAAGCATCTCCCGCATCTAAACGAACCCCAAATCCACCACTTGAACGATAAGCGACAATTCGCCCTGTATCTGGCATAAAGTCTTGTGTTGGATCTTCAGTTGTAATTCGGCATTGAATCGCATAACCGAGTGTCTTAATTTCATTTTGCGCTGGCATACTGATGGCTTCTTCATGGAGTGATTCGCCTTCAGCAATGAGAATTTGAGTTTTAACAATATCTACACCTGTAATCATCTCAGTAATCGTATGTTCAACTTGGACACGAGGATTAACTTCAATGAAGTAAAACGCATCGCCTGAAACTAAAAATTCAACTGTCCCTGCATTGACATAGTTGATTTTTTTCATTAAATCTACTGCTGCTGCACAAATGCGCTCTCTAAGTTCATCAGATAAGGATACTGAAGGGGCCACTTCTACTACTTTTTGATGACGTCTTTGAACGGAACAATCTCTTTCATAAAGATGGATAATGTTCCCTTCTTCATCTCCAATAATTTGAACTTCTATATGTTTAGGGTTATCTATGAATTTTTCAATGTAAACTTCGCTATTGCCAAATGATTTTTCAGCTTCAGATTTTGCGCGAGTAAAGGCCTCTTCCAGTTCTGAAGCTTCGCGAACGATACGCATTCCTTTACCGCCACCCCCGCTCGTGGCTTTAATCATTAATGGATATCCTGCTTCCTCCGCAAAAGCTTGTGCAGCTTCAAATCCTTCAACAGGACCATCCGTACCTGGAATGACTGGTAAATCTGCTTTAATCGCAGTCGCACGTGCTTTAACTTTATCTCCAAACATATCGAGATGTTCTAAATGAGGCCCTATAAAGATAATCCCTTCTTCAGCACAACGTTTCGCAAATTGCATATTTTCACTTAAAAAACCATAACCTGGATGAATCGCATCAACATCTGCCTCTTTAGCAACTTTAATGATACGTTCAATATTTAAATAACTTTCAGCTGGTCCTAATTCTTCACCTACGAGATAAGATTCATCTGCTTTATATCTATGTAATGAGCCCATGTCTTCTTTAGAATAAATCGCAACCGTTTGAATGTTTAATTCTGTTGCTGCTCTAAAGATACGTATGGCAATTTCTCCGCGGTTTGC
It contains:
- the cyoE gene encoding heme o synthase encodes the protein MSKSELAVRTHGRVTFQELKQIVKLGLVQGNLIPAFAGAWLAIVFTHHSFLGSIPQIFTMMLGSTLVMGGACALNNYYDQDIDRVMPSKQNRPTVNDRISNRHLLILSLGMIIIGEILLFILNIPAGVIGLAGVIGYVSFYSIWSKRHTTWNTVVGSFPGAVPPLIGWAAIDGHLSLLAWALFFVVFCWQPIHFYALAIKRKDEYAMANIPMLPSVSGFKRTRVGMLLWLIALLPLPFLMHALGNIFIVLATLLNLGWLYLWFTSFKSTSNESKWATKMFIYSLNYLVVFFALVVIITLINMI
- a CDS encoding pyruvate carboxylase, whose product is MKRIRKLLVANRGEIAIRIFRAATELNIQTVAIYSKEDMGSLHRYKADESYLVGEELGPAESYLNIERIIKVAKEADVDAIHPGYGFLSENMQFAKRCAEEGIIFIGPHLEHLDMFGDKVKARATAIKADLPVIPGTDGPVEGFEAAQAFAEEAGYPLMIKATSGGGGKGMRIVREASELEEAFTRAKSEAEKSFGNSEVYIEKFIDNPKHIEVQIIGDEEGNIIHLYERDCSVQRRHQKVVEVAPSVSLSDELRERICAAAVDLMKKINYVNAGTVEFLVSGDAFYFIEVNPRVQVEHTITEMITGVDIVKTQILIAEGESLHEEAISMPAQNEIKTLGYAIQCRITTEDPTQDFMPDTGRIVAYRSSGGFGVRLDAGDAFQGAEISPYYDSLLVKVSTHAISYKEAREKMERSLQEMRIRGVKTNIPFLRNVINHQKFASGDYTTKFLENAPELFKIKPSRDRGTKTLEYIGNVTINGFPNVKKRPKPTFEPAEIPKVSAKEVADLRGTKQLLDEKGPQAVANWVKKQKDVLITDTTFRDAHQSLLATRVRSHDLLKIAPATAKVMQDNFSLELWGGATFDVAFNFLKENPWQRLHDLREAIPNVLFQMLLRASNAVGYKNYPDNVIQKFVKQSAEAGVDVFRIFDSLNWVEQMKVANEAVQEAGKISEGTICYTGDILNPERSNIYTLDYYVKLAKTLEREGFHMLAIKDMAGLLKPRAAYELIGELKAAVDLPIHLHTHDTSGNGIIIYKQAIDAGVDIVDTAVAAMSGLTSQPSSNSLYYTLDGFERDLRMDIDGHETLSQYWDATRAYYSDFESDMKSPHTEIYQHEMPGGQYSNLRQQAKSLGLGERFGEVKKMYRRVNFLFGDIVKVTPSSKVVGDMALYMVQNDLDEQAVIRDGHKLDFPESVVSFFKGEIGQPVNGFNKELQQAVLKGQKSLTKRPGEYLEPVDFEALREELQQKQQDKVTDEDLISYALYPKVYEQYVQTYEKFGDVSILDTPTFFFGMRDNETVEIEIDKGKILIITLKTITKPDENGMCTVFFDMNGQARRVQIKDENVQASHLAKPKADKSNPTHIGAQMPGTVLQVNVSEGDAVEANQSLIITEAMKMETTIQAPFKGTVKKVHVSPNEGIETGDLLIEIEQAE
- a CDS encoding COX15/CtaA family protein — protein: MFKKRNLKWLSVLATLIMVWVQLGGALVTKTGSADGCGTDWPLCHGALLPKNLPIETIIELSHRAVSGLSLLVVLWLVITSWKHIGHIKEVKPLCSISVGFLLLQALIGAAAVMWQQNDYILALHFGISLISFSSVFVLTLIIFDLDQKYEANIVHIRKPLQLLTWIMAGIIYVAIYTGALVRHTESSLAYGAWPLPFNDLMPHDMHDWVQLSHRILAFIAFITVMIVYIHAIKNYPNIRTIRYGYTASFILIILQVVTGALSVITNVNLIIALLHALFITLLFGMISYFLLLILRSNRGEQ